The sequence GGTCCTTGACGAAATGGAACAGGTGCGTGTGCGACCGCGTGAATTTGCGCGAGCAGTTGACGCCAAACGTGTAGTACCAGATCACCCAACTGCGGCAGTGGAACCCCGCCTTCTGACTCTCGATCTTCAGCTCCGCCGCGTAGTCGTCACCGATCGCCAGCCAGAATGTTCCGTCCGCCTTGAGCACGCGATGGACCGCCGCGATCCACTTCCCGCACCAGTCGATATACTCCTGGTGCTCGACAGAGTCCTCGTACACGTCGTAGCTGTACCCAATATTGAACGGCGGATCCGCAAAGACCAGATCGGCGCTGCCCGCCGGCAGCGCATCCATCCCCGCCACGCAATCGCCCAGCCGAATCGTATTGAAACTCTCATCCATGGCCAACACCCCGTATGCAACCCGCCGCTTGCCGCGACCATATCAGTCCAACCAACCGCCGCGATTATAGCGCCCCGGCCTCCCAACATCAACCCCGCAACCCATATCCCCTATCCGACAGACGGTAGGCCTTCAGGGCCAGCCCTTTCGTTAATCATTAGCGTTTGGCGTGGGGACTTGGGGATACTATACTTTCCTCCACGGGTATCGAGAGGAACTGGGGCCTTCATTGTCCATGTCTCGTCGCGTCGTCGCGGGTTTTCGGTTTCGCACGTCTCTTGTCCTCTGTGCACGCCGGGGCGCTTCTGCGGCCCGGGGCTCGTTGGGATCATTATCGGCGAAGGATGGGGGCAGGGCAAGGAAGAAAAGAGGCGTATCTCGTATCTCGTGTCTCGTATCTCGCGTTACGGGAGGCGGGAGGCCGGAGACTGCAGGCCACAGCGCGCGCCGATCCACGCTTCACCCTTCACGCTCGGTCCCGTTCCGCATGGGCTAAAGCCCATCCTACGGCTCGTATCTCGCAAATGGGTAAGAGCGTAGATGGGGGCACCTCCGGCCAATAACCTATGGCCTGCGGCCTGCGGTCTCCAGCCTGTGTCGTTCGTATCTCGGATCTCGTGTTGCGGCAGGCGGGAGGCTGGAGACCGGAGGCTCCAGGCCACGGCGCCCGCACTTCACACTCCGTCCCGTTCGGCATGGGCTGAAGCCCATCCTACGGCGCTTCTGCACGCAGCAACAGAACACCCACAACAGCCGCCCCAGAGGCAAGAGCTCGAAGTACAAGGGGGTCTGTTATGAGCGGTAATTCTGTTGCCTGGCGGTCGAGGCGGCTCTAAGATAGCCGCATTCGGCGCCCCTTGCGGTGCGAAGGTCTCGTATGTGCAGTGGTTTTCGATCATTACCAGGACCGATGGCGAATCGCCGTGAAGTATCGACTCATCATATTCGATTTCGACGGAACCCTGGCCGACACGTTCGGCTGGTTCGCGCTGACGATCAACAAGATCGCCGAGAAGTACCATTTCCGGAAGGTCGATCCGAGCGAGCACGACACCGTCCGCGGCTTCGACGCCCGCGCCGTGCTCAAATACCTCGGCGTGCCCATGTGGAAGATTCCCCTGATCGCCGGCCACATGCGGAAGCTGATGTCGCACGACATCCACGATATCCGCCTGTTCGAGGGGATCGAGGGTCTGTTGCGGCGGCTGGCGTCGATGGGGGCGACGCTGGCGGTGGTCAGCTCGAACTCCCGCGCGAACATCCGCCACGTCCTCGGAGCGGAGGTCGCCGCCCTGATCGCGTATTATGAGTGCGGCGTCTCCGTCTTCGGCAAAGAGGCCAAGCTCAAGAAGATCCTTCGCCAGAGCGGCATCCCCCCCTGCGAGACGATCTACATCGGCGACGAAATCCGCGACTGCGAGGCGGCCAGGGACATGGGCATCGCGTTCGGCGGTGCGAGCTGGGGCTACACGATGCCCGATGCGCTGCGGGCCCGTGCGGGGGACGACGTCTTCGCCCGCATCGACGACATCCTCGACCGCATCGCGGGCTGACAGCCTCGACCTCGCGCGCAAGGATCATCGCGCGATCGGGGGCGATCTGAGGTATGATAGCGGGATGCACGACGTCCTGAAGAACCATATTCTTCAACTGCTCCAGAAGGATGCGACGCCGCGAAACCTCGCGCACCTGGCCGAAGAGCTGGGCGTCGGCGGGTCGCTGCGAGGGGCCTTCCGCGAGGCAGTCGAATCGCTCGGTGCCGAAGGCCGCGTGATCCTGGGCCCGCGAAACACGATCGCCCTGCCGTCGCTGTCGAGCGAGGTCACGGGGGTCTTCCGGGCCAACGCGCGCGGCTATGGGTTCGTCAGTCCGCAGCAGTTCGGCGACGAAGGCGACGTGTTCATCCCTGCCAAGGCCACCGGCAGCGCCATGACGGGCGACCGCGTCGTCGCGCAGGTGACACGCGGCTCGAAGGCAGACCCAGACCGCCTGACCGGCCGGATCGTCAAGGTGCTTGACCGGGCACACGCGACGGTCGTCGGGACGCTGCGGCAGGAGCAGGACCGCTGGCAGGTGCGCCTCGACGGCGGCGATTTCCTCCGCCCGATCGAAATCGAAGGCCTCGACACCCGAACCGTCCGACACGGGGACAAGGTCGCGGTGACGATTCGCACGTATCCGACGCGCAGCGAGGCGGCCACCGGCACGATCCGCGAGGTGTTGGGCCGCCCCGGCCGCTTCGACGCCGAGACCTCGGCGATCATCCGCCGCCACGGCCTGTCTGAGGAGTTCGAGCCCAGCGCCCTGGTCGAGGCGAGCAACGCGCGCGAGAACTTCCGGCCGCAGCAATCGCAGGGACGCAGGGACATCACCGACGCTCTGGTCGTCACGATCGACCCGCCGGACGCCCAGGATTTCGACGACGCGATCAGCCTGACCCGCACCCGGCAAGGCGGCTGGCATCTGGGGGTGCACATCGCCGACGTAAGCCATTTCGTGCCGGCCGGCTCGGCCCTCGATCGCTACGCCCGCCAACGCGGCAACAGCGTCTATCTGCCCGGCCGTACCCTGCCCATGCTGCCGGAGATGCTCAGCAACGAGATCTGCTCGCTCCAGCCGGGCAAGCGAAGGTACACCAAGAGCGTGTACCTGACCTATAACAAGGACGGGCAGATGCAGTCGGTCCGCTTCGCCAACACGATGATCGAGTCGAAGGCCCGCCTGAGCTATCCGCAGGCCGATGCGGCGCTCAAAGGCCACACGGGCGGCCTGGCCGACGACGTCGTGGCCCTGCTGGGCGAGATGGACACCCTGGCCCACCTCATCGAGAAGCGACGCCGACGGGCGGGGATGCTGCAACTGAAGATGCCCGAGACCGAGGTCGTGACGGACGAGTCGGGCCAAGTCGTCGGTGTCCGCCCGGCCGATACGAGCTATCCGCACACGATCATCGAGATGTTCATGGTCGAGGCCAACGTGGCGGTGGCGACCCTGCTGGATCGCTACTGCCTCCCGTTCATGCGTCGGGTCCATCCCGAGCCGGACGGCAAGGTCCTCAACCGGCTCAGTCAGACGTTGCGTCTGCTGGGCGTGACGCTGTCGCGCCGGCCCCAGCGAGGCGACCTGCAGGCCCTGCTCGACCAGGTGCAGGGCAGCCGGATGTCGCTGCCGGTCAATCTGCTGGTCCTGCGCAGCCTGGCCAAGGCCACCTACGCCCCCGCCAGCATCGGGCATTACGCCCTAGCCGCGTCGAAATACTGTCATTTCACCAGCCCCATCCGCCGCTACGCCGATCTGATCGTCCATCGGGCACTCCAGGCGTATCTGACTGGCCAGTTGGACCGGGCCCGACGGCAATACACATTTCCTGAATTGGCGGCCATCGGCGAACACATTACCGAAACCGAGCAGACGGCCGACGAGGCCGAGCAGGAGCTCAAGACGATCCTCATCCTTGGCCTGTTGCAGGGGAAGGTCGGCAGCGTCGTCGACGGCGTCGTCGTATCGCTGACGCGTTTCGGGGCGGCGGTGCACCTGCCTGAGTACGGTGTCGAGGGCCTGATTCCATGCGAAGCGCTGGGACCGGACCGTTGGCGGTTCGACGAGCAGAGCCAGTGCCTGGTAGGCCGGCACACAGGGGCGATCGTACGGCTGGCTCAGCCGGTCCGCGTGCGAATCGTCTCCGTGGCCCCTGCCGGAGGCCAGCTCGATCTGGCCCCCGCCGTCGATCTGGTCCGCAAGGCTTCCCAGCGAGACCTGCCACAGAGGCCCCGTCGTGCGGGCAGCGCGAACCGCCGGAGAGGAAGACGCAAACCACACGCCTGATCCGCCCGTCCGGCGGCACCTGCCGATTCATCAGGCACGAATAGTGTGCGACACAAAAATGTATATCATAAGTTGCACTGAATATATCTTTGGATAATACAATATACGCCTCCCCCGTAGATTGCGCTAAATGCGCATATTTCAATGCATAAAACCCTTCGCTCCTTCCACACAGAGGCATGAAGCAGCCGCCCGATCCTCACTTTGGTCATCATAGCATCAGATTATCTTATTCAGTATATCTCGTTAAATGGCGGGCGGTAGTAGGCTGTATCTCGTACAATTGTGTAGTATTGTCGCCCGTGTGGTTCGACGGGACGACGCCGCAACAGATGTGTCTTTGTCAAAACGGTTCGATCGCATGGAGAGTTGATGGTCGCGAATCCAGAAAACCAAGGTCTGTACGACAAGCAGTTCGAGCACGACGCCTGCGGCATCGGGGCCGTCGTGGACATCGCGGGGCGGCCGGACCATGCCATTCTCGAATATGGCCAGCAGGTGCTGAAGAACCTGCGGCATCGCGGGGCGGCCGGGGCCGATAATGTGACCGGCGACGGGGCAGGCATCCTGCTGCAGATCCCGCACGAGCTGTTTGCCACCGAATGCCAGAAGAACGGTACGGTGCTGCCCGCCCCCGGACGCTACGGGGTCGGCATGGTGTTCACGAACAAGGACGCCCTGTTGCGAGCGAAATGGGACGCCCTGCTGGCGCAGGCGATGGGGCACTACGGACTGGACGTGATCGGCTGGCGCGAGGTGCCGACGCAGCCGGACTGCCTGGGCCCGATTGCCCTGGCGGCCGAGCCGGCGATCCGTCAGGTCTTCATCGACGGCAACGGCCTGGCCGACGTGGACCTCGAACGCCGCCTCTATCTGGCCCGCAAACGCACCGAACGCCTCGTCCGCGAGGACGGCGGGACGGGGGCCGAGGAATTCTACGTCGTCAGCATGTCGTGCCGCACGATCTGCTACAAGGGCATGTTCATGGACTGGCAGTTGTTCGCCTACTACCCCGATCTGGAGGACAAGCGGACGACCACGTCTCTGTGCATCATCCACCAACGGTACAGCACGAACACCTTCCCCAACTGGCGTCTGGCGCAGCCGTTCCGCTGCATCGCCCACAACGGGGAGATCAACACCCTCAGCGGCAACCGCAACTCGATGCGCGGCCGTGAACCCAAGATGGTCAGCAAGACGCTGGGCGACGACTTGCGGGACGTGTTCCCGGTCGTCGATCCGACGGGCAGCGACTCGGCGGCGTTTGACAACGCATTGGAATTGCTGGTGCAATCGGGCCGGAGCATGCCGCACGCACTAATGATGATGATCCCGGAGGCGTTCGGTCCCAAGTACCACATCAGCACTGATAAGCGGGCGTTTTACGAGTACCACGCGGCAGTGATGGAACCGTGGGACGGTCCGGCGGCGATGGTCTTCACGGATGGACGGATCATCGGGGGCACCCTCGACCGCAACGGGCTGCGGCCCTGCCGCTACCTGGTGACCAAGGACGGACTGGCGATCATCGGCAGCGAGGCCGGCGTGGTGGAATTCCCGCCGGAGCAGATCAGCGCCAAAGGCCGTCTGCGTCCGGGACACCTGTTCCTGATCGACACCACGGAAGGGCGCATCATCTCGGACAACGAGATCAAGAGCAAGATCGCCCGCCAGAGCCCGTACCGACGCTGGCTGGACGAGAACCGCATCGAGCTGCGGGGCCTGTTCGATGCGCCGGACCTTGTGGAGACCGATCCGGTCGAGACGATCAAGCGGATGCGGGCCTTCGGCTATACGGCCGAGGAGAAACGCATGATTCTCGCCCCGATGGCCGTCAATGGGCAGGAGCCTGTTGGATCGATGGGCAACGACACACCCCTGGCCGTGCTGAGCGATCGCCCGAAGCTGCTGTTCAGCTACTTTCGGCAGTTGTTCGCCCAGGTGACCAACCCGGCCATCGACCCGCTCCGCGAAGGACTGGTGATGAGCCTGATGCTGTTCACGGGCAAGAAGTGGAACGTGCTGGACGAGTCGCCGCTGCACTGTCGGCAACTGAAGCTGCCGCACCCGATCCTAACCAGTGCGGACGTGGCGCGTCTTCGTGCGGTCAACCGGGCCGATTTCAAGGTCGCCACGGTCCCGATGTTGTTCGACGTGAACCGGCGAAGTCCGGGAAAGGCCCTGCGCAAGGGCCTGGACACCTTGGTCAAGGCGGCCCATACGGCGGTGGCCGACGGGGCGTCGCTGGTGATCCTCAGCGACCGTGGCGCATCGCAGACACAGGCGGCGATCCCCTCGCTGTTGGCGGTCTCGGCGGTGCACCATCACCTGCTTCGCGAGGCCCTTCGCAACGAGTGCGGGCTGATCGTCGAGAGCGCCGAGCCGCGAGAGGTGATGCACTTCTGCCTGCTGGCCGGCTACGGGGCCAATGCGGTGAATCCGTATCTGGCGTTCGACGTGCTGGCGGAGATGAACCAGTCGGGCGACCTGGGCGAGGCGATCGAGCCGGTGGCTGTTTCGGACCACTACATCACTGCGATCAAGAAGGGCATCCTCAAGACGATGAGCAAGATGGGCATCTCGACGCTGCGCAGCTACCTGTACGCGCAGTTGTTCGAGGCCATCGGCCTGAAGAAGAGCCTTGTGGACGAGTATTTCACGGGCACCACGTCGCGGATCGGGGGAATCGGGCTCGACGAGGTCGCCCGGGAGACGCTGAGCCGGCATGCGTACGCGTACGACAACGACGATTACAGTTATCCCGAGATCGACATGGGCGGCGACTACGCCTTCCGTCACCAGGGCGAGCGGCACCTGTGGAACCCGACGACGGTCGCCAAACTCCAGGAGGCCGTGCGGAACGACGATGCACGGGCGTACACTGAATTCGCCGAGGCGGTGAACGCCCAGTCGGAGCGGCTTTGCACGCTGCGGGGTCTGTTCGATTTCCAGGCGGGCAAGCCGGTGCCCATCGAGAAGGTCGAGCCGGCCAGCGAGATCGTCAAGCGGTTCTGCACCGGGGCGATGAGCCACGGATCGATCAGCAAGGAGGCCCACGAGTGCATGGCCGTGGCGATGAACCGCCTCGGCGGCATGAGCAATACGGGCGAGGGGGGTGAGGACCCGGCCCGGTACGTCGTCGAATCGAACGGTGACTCGAAGAACAGCGCGATCAAGCAGGTCGCCAGCGCGCGGTTCGGGGTGACGATCAACTACCTCGCGCACGCCAGGGAGCTGCAGATCAAGGTCGCCCAGGGCGCCAAGCCGGGCGAGGGCGGGCAGTTGCCCGGGCACAAGGTGACGGGGGAAATCGCGACGCTGCGGTTCTCGACGCCGGGCGTGACGCTGATCTCGCCGCCGCCGCACCACGACATCTACTCGATCGAGGACCTGGCCCAGTTGATCTACGACCTCAAGTGCGCCTGTCCGGGCTGCAAGGTGTCGGTCAAGCTGGTCGCCGAGGTCGGCGTCGGGACGATCGCGGCCGGCGTAGTCAAGGGCAACGCCGACGAGGTGCTCGTCAGCGGGCACGACGGGGGCACCGGGGCCAGTCCGCTGTCGTCGATCATGCACGCCGGCTGTCCCTGGGAGCTGGGGCTGGCCGAGACACAGCAGACGCTCGTCCTGAACAACCTGCGCGGCCGGACACGATTGCAGACCGACGGGCAGATGCGGACGGGCCGTGACATCGTCGTGGCCGCCCTGCTCGGTGCCGAACAGTTCGGCTTCGGCACCGCCGCCCTGGTGACGCTCGGCTGCACGCTGCTCCGCAAATGTCACGAAGGCGGCTGCATCTACGGGATCGCCACACAGGACCCGGAACTGCGGAAGCGATTCGCCGGCAG comes from Anaerobaca lacustris and encodes:
- the gltB gene encoding glutamate synthase large subunit, encoding MVANPENQGLYDKQFEHDACGIGAVVDIAGRPDHAILEYGQQVLKNLRHRGAAGADNVTGDGAGILLQIPHELFATECQKNGTVLPAPGRYGVGMVFTNKDALLRAKWDALLAQAMGHYGLDVIGWREVPTQPDCLGPIALAAEPAIRQVFIDGNGLADVDLERRLYLARKRTERLVREDGGTGAEEFYVVSMSCRTICYKGMFMDWQLFAYYPDLEDKRTTTSLCIIHQRYSTNTFPNWRLAQPFRCIAHNGEINTLSGNRNSMRGREPKMVSKTLGDDLRDVFPVVDPTGSDSAAFDNALELLVQSGRSMPHALMMMIPEAFGPKYHISTDKRAFYEYHAAVMEPWDGPAAMVFTDGRIIGGTLDRNGLRPCRYLVTKDGLAIIGSEAGVVEFPPEQISAKGRLRPGHLFLIDTTEGRIISDNEIKSKIARQSPYRRWLDENRIELRGLFDAPDLVETDPVETIKRMRAFGYTAEEKRMILAPMAVNGQEPVGSMGNDTPLAVLSDRPKLLFSYFRQLFAQVTNPAIDPLREGLVMSLMLFTGKKWNVLDESPLHCRQLKLPHPILTSADVARLRAVNRADFKVATVPMLFDVNRRSPGKALRKGLDTLVKAAHTAVADGASLVILSDRGASQTQAAIPSLLAVSAVHHHLLREALRNECGLIVESAEPREVMHFCLLAGYGANAVNPYLAFDVLAEMNQSGDLGEAIEPVAVSDHYITAIKKGILKTMSKMGISTLRSYLYAQLFEAIGLKKSLVDEYFTGTTSRIGGIGLDEVARETLSRHAYAYDNDDYSYPEIDMGGDYAFRHQGERHLWNPTTVAKLQEAVRNDDARAYTEFAEAVNAQSERLCTLRGLFDFQAGKPVPIEKVEPASEIVKRFCTGAMSHGSISKEAHECMAVAMNRLGGMSNTGEGGEDPARYVVESNGDSKNSAIKQVASARFGVTINYLAHARELQIKVAQGAKPGEGGQLPGHKVTGEIATLRFSTPGVTLISPPPHHDIYSIEDLAQLIYDLKCACPGCKVSVKLVAEVGVGTIAAGVVKGNADEVLVSGHDGGTGASPLSSIMHAGCPWELGLAETQQTLVLNNLRGRTRLQTDGQMRTGRDIVVAALLGAEQFGFGTAALVTLGCTLLRKCHEGGCIYGIATQDPELRKRFAGRPEHLTRYLTFVAEEVRQIMAELGFEKFEDMVGRVDRLKTAKAIGHWKAKGLDLSAIFHQVDRSDGRPVRFCERQQDKHQDHMDWKIVELAREAIEDKKPVTLELPIKNTDRTIGAILSNRIVLAHGPEGLPDDTLNVVFRGSAGQSFGAFLIGGVTLTLIGESNDYLGKGLSGGRIVVKTPPEATYLPHENIIVGNTLLYGATGGEAFINGMAGERFAVRNSGALAVVEGVGDHGCEYMTGGCVVVLGGTGCNFAAGMSGGIAYVLDERQLFDTLCNLDMVDLETVWREEDKSVLRHLIERHRTFTNSVRAKYVLDHWSGMIGRFVKVVPIDYRKALERMKAEEQRGTETTPATEEVFHG
- the rnr gene encoding ribonuclease R, whose amino-acid sequence is MHDVLKNHILQLLQKDATPRNLAHLAEELGVGGSLRGAFREAVESLGAEGRVILGPRNTIALPSLSSEVTGVFRANARGYGFVSPQQFGDEGDVFIPAKATGSAMTGDRVVAQVTRGSKADPDRLTGRIVKVLDRAHATVVGTLRQEQDRWQVRLDGGDFLRPIEIEGLDTRTVRHGDKVAVTIRTYPTRSEAATGTIREVLGRPGRFDAETSAIIRRHGLSEEFEPSALVEASNARENFRPQQSQGRRDITDALVVTIDPPDAQDFDDAISLTRTRQGGWHLGVHIADVSHFVPAGSALDRYARQRGNSVYLPGRTLPMLPEMLSNEICSLQPGKRRYTKSVYLTYNKDGQMQSVRFANTMIESKARLSYPQADAALKGHTGGLADDVVALLGEMDTLAHLIEKRRRRAGMLQLKMPETEVVTDESGQVVGVRPADTSYPHTIIEMFMVEANVAVATLLDRYCLPFMRRVHPEPDGKVLNRLSQTLRLLGVTLSRRPQRGDLQALLDQVQGSRMSLPVNLLVLRSLAKATYAPASIGHYALAASKYCHFTSPIRRYADLIVHRALQAYLTGQLDRARRQYTFPELAAIGEHITETEQTADEAEQELKTILILGLLQGKVGSVVDGVVVSLTRFGAAVHLPEYGVEGLIPCEALGPDRWRFDEQSQCLVGRHTGAIVRLAQPVRVRIVSVAPAGGQLDLAPAVDLVRKASQRDLPQRPRRAGSANRRRGRRKPHA
- a CDS encoding HAD hydrolase-like protein; the protein is MKYRLIIFDFDGTLADTFGWFALTINKIAEKYHFRKVDPSEHDTVRGFDARAVLKYLGVPMWKIPLIAGHMRKLMSHDIHDIRLFEGIEGLLRRLASMGATLAVVSSNSRANIRHVLGAEVAALIAYYECGVSVFGKEAKLKKILRQSGIPPCETIYIGDEIRDCEAARDMGIAFGGASWGYTMPDALRARAGDDVFARIDDILDRIAG